The following proteins come from a genomic window of Mariniflexile sp. TRM1-10:
- a CDS encoding transposase — translation MFRQTPIQKIDPRTVAEQNSNKTLEDATKGKRQSTVEPVLGTLTQFLGLRKVNIIGIAQANKVMHMSAVAYNVKKYLKFTKNNQRAVLC, via the coding sequence TTGTTCAGACAAACCCCCATCCAAAAAATAGACCCCCGAACCGTAGCTGAACAAAACTCGAACAAAACGCTAGAGGACGCTACGAAAGGCAAGCGCCAAAGCACCGTAGAACCCGTACTTGGAACACTCACTCAGTTTCTGGGACTTCGAAAAGTAAATATCATAGGCATAGCACAGGCAAACAAGGTGATGCATATGTCCGCTGTTGCTTATAACGTTAAAAAGTATTTGAAGTTTACCAAAAACAACCAAAGAGCAGTGCTTTGTTAG
- a CDS encoding barstar family protein, giving the protein MRIIEINGNKFSNMKGFYREVESKMTFGLNWKIGRNLNAFNDVLYGGFGVHDVDEEYILKWHRSEKSKSELKYYDRIIEIIKEHENIVLQLT; this is encoded by the coding sequence ATGCGAATAATCGAGATAAACGGAAATAAATTTTCAAATATGAAAGGATTTTATCGAGAGGTAGAATCAAAAATGACTTTCGGACTGAATTGGAAAATTGGACGGAATTTAAACGCATTTAATGATGTTTTGTATGGCGGATTTGGAGTTCACGATGTTGACGAGGAATATATCTTAAAATGGCATCGCAGTGAAAAAAGCAAATCGGAATTAAAATATTATGACCGAATAATTGAAATAATAAAAGAACACGAAAATATTGTATTACAGTTGACTTAA